In Candidatus Eisenbacteria bacterium, the following are encoded in one genomic region:
- a CDS encoding ThiF family adenylyltransferase, with protein sequence MTAAVHRQIIGAIGGKTPENGMLLGGDPVDGVVRHVVFDDGAVRSGSTYSPDHVRLNSLLSDWWRPSGIRLLGFVHSHPGQFARPSGGDLHYAKAILKANPHLDRLLMPIVTVTPEPMIHPFVVRRTAEGVTAAPATLEVLDEVLLTAGEKSPNVPAVELPVLPPRRIREETFQRVVCAYDLAHLRHCRVVVVGVGGAAGFAEDLVRAGVHDLVLIDPDTVSTSNLATQQVYRRDLGRSKVEAIADRLRDINPAVEVRALQADFTSLTESEVESLLGLDLARPPIRTLLCGCTDDFFAQARVNRVGLQHGVPTLCGQLYAEGRGAELTFTYPAVTPACHRCILRSRYEAYLEHRYANAVTSDGTPISSTTRLNAAKLAVAMGLLHHGTTHARWGRLLERIGNRNLVQLRLDPDLELPVFDQVLVGDRERVFSDEAVWLPQEPEGPAVGRPACPDCGGTGDLRQAIGTIADTRLLPPRKTV encoded by the coding sequence GTGACTGCGGCGGTCCATCGCCAGATCATCGGTGCCATCGGCGGCAAGACGCCCGAGAACGGGATGCTCCTGGGCGGAGATCCAGTCGACGGTGTCGTCCGGCACGTGGTGTTCGACGACGGCGCCGTGCGCTCCGGCAGCACCTACTCGCCCGACCACGTTCGATTGAATTCTCTGCTGTCGGACTGGTGGCGGCCCTCCGGCATCCGCCTGCTCGGCTTCGTGCACTCGCACCCGGGGCAGTTCGCGCGTCCATCGGGTGGTGACCTGCACTACGCCAAGGCCATCCTCAAGGCGAACCCGCACCTCGATCGGCTCCTCATGCCGATCGTGACCGTCACGCCCGAGCCGATGATTCACCCGTTCGTGGTGCGCCGAACGGCCGAGGGCGTAACGGCGGCGCCAGCGACGCTCGAGGTCCTCGACGAGGTGCTCCTGACGGCCGGCGAGAAGTCGCCGAACGTTCCCGCGGTCGAGTTGCCCGTCCTGCCTCCGCGGCGCATTCGCGAGGAGACGTTTCAGCGCGTCGTGTGCGCCTACGACCTGGCGCATCTGCGGCACTGCCGCGTCGTCGTGGTCGGCGTGGGCGGCGCGGCCGGCTTTGCCGAGGATCTCGTCCGGGCCGGCGTGCATGACCTCGTCCTCATCGATCCCGACACCGTCTCGACCTCGAACCTCGCCACGCAGCAGGTGTATCGACGCGACCTCGGCCGTTCGAAGGTCGAGGCCATCGCCGACCGGCTGCGCGACATCAACCCCGCCGTCGAGGTGCGCGCCCTGCAGGCGGACTTCACCAGCCTCACCGAGTCCGAGGTCGAGAGCCTGCTCGGGCTCGACCTCGCCCGGCCGCCGATCCGCACGCTGCTGTGCGGCTGCACGGACGACTTCTTCGCGCAGGCGCGAGTGAACCGCGTTGGGCTGCAGCACGGCGTACCGACCCTCTGCGGCCAACTGTACGCCGAAGGCCGCGGAGCCGAGCTGACGTTCACCTACCCGGCTGTCACCCCGGCTTGCCATCGCTGCATCCTCCGCTCGCGCTACGAGGCCTACCTCGAGCACCGATACGCCAATGCCGTCACGTCTGACGGGACGCCGATTTCGTCCACGACCCGATTGAATGCCGCAAAGCTCGCGGTCGCGATGGGGCTGCTCCACCACGGCACCACGCACGCGCGCTGGGGGCGTCTGCTCGAACGCATCGGTAACCGCAACCTCGTCCAACTCCGCCTCGACCCCGATCTCGAGCTGCCCGTGTTCGATCAAGTTCTCGTCGGCGACCGCGAGCGGGTGTTCAGCGACGAAGCCGTCTGGCTGCCGCAGGAACCCGAGGGACCGGCAGTGGGCCGCCCCGCGTGCCCGGACTGCGGCGGGACCGGGGATCTGCGGCAAGCGATCGGGACAATTGCCGACACCCGTCTGCTTCCGCCGCGGAAGACGGTGTGA
- a CDS encoding replication-relaxation family protein — translation MGAVSRFRLCRSSDLARLFFGAASRTRVAQRLRSLFGAGYLDVRVEHLAEENLHSLGELGRAWARAQGLTIGRVPSGRIGHHLDVVRAWSTLAAVLGPHNQIRLARVRPDWELREAGGHLVVPDLLVELSAAGKRLVVAVEVDRGTERTRAWQDKLARYSAVHADREALLVVIAAPSVVPALERLAKRAWLGRVLVVAEADWPELFIRRAEALLTDPSCSKKGEEAASA, via the coding sequence TTGGGAGCGGTCAGCAGGTTCAGGCTGTGCCGGAGCAGCGACCTGGCGCGGCTCTTCTTCGGCGCGGCCAGCCGGACGCGAGTGGCCCAGCGGCTTCGGAGCCTGTTCGGGGCGGGCTATCTCGACGTGCGGGTCGAACACCTGGCGGAGGAGAACCTCCACTCGCTTGGCGAGCTGGGTCGGGCTTGGGCGCGAGCACAGGGGCTGACGATCGGCCGCGTGCCGAGCGGCCGGATCGGCCACCACCTCGACGTCGTGCGCGCGTGGAGCACACTGGCTGCCGTCCTCGGGCCCCACAACCAGATCCGGCTCGCGCGCGTCCGGCCGGACTGGGAGTTGCGGGAGGCAGGCGGTCACCTCGTCGTGCCGGATCTGCTCGTGGAGCTCTCGGCGGCGGGGAAGCGATTGGTCGTGGCGGTCGAGGTCGATCGCGGAACCGAGCGGACACGCGCCTGGCAGGACAAGCTCGCGCGCTACAGCGCCGTCCACGCCGACCGCGAGGCCCTGCTCGTGGTGATCGCCGCCCCGTCGGTCGTCCCGGCGCTCGAGCGGCTGGCCAAGCGTGCCTGGCTTGGCCGCGTGCTGGTCGTGGCCGAGGCCGACTGGCCGGAGCTGTTCATCCGCCGCGCTGAGGCCCTTCTCACGGACCCTTCTTGCAGCAAGAAGGGGGAGGAGGCGGCAAGTGCTTGA
- a CDS encoding helix-turn-helix domain-containing protein, which translates to MSGIPSRIRASHAELLDLGPAGSVEAPQLAPQRPSIVDESHLLTLGDVAEYLRVSPRTVRRLMRRGLPCIRFGRSVRFEPKAVSRWLEARQEGG; encoded by the coding sequence ATGAGCGGGATCCCGTCTCGCATCCGAGCGTCGCACGCCGAGCTGCTCGACCTCGGCCCGGCTGGGTCTGTGGAAGCGCCTCAGCTAGCGCCGCAGCGCCCCAGCATCGTCGACGAGTCGCACCTGCTGACGCTCGGCGATGTGGCCGAGTACCTGCGCGTCAGCCCGCGGACGGTGCGCCGGCTCATGCGCCGCGGCTTGCCTTGTATCCGGTTCGGGCGCTCGGTTAGGTTCGAGCCCAAGGCGGTTTCTCGCTGGCTCGAAGCGCGTCAAGAAGGAGGCTGA
- a CDS encoding site-specific integrase — protein sequence MVRKPGKPGWYFRRKVGGRTFWRSLGMDYEEACRRLRRYRDRETVRRPDLTVKRAAEDWLEAYVATARRPEDRPLAAQRVRDYLVPAIGHLLVVRITGDDLRRYRLRLERGHLSRQSVRHVLADCRCLFRWCVDSGLLDQSPVPRKFLPRIQERPPDRLSEEQLQLACSLPDPWGFFCRLGAGTGLRWGELHRLQSSDLQHGLLVIHQTKSGKVRRVPVPRSLQLEIRGRVGRLVAFKHAQSISDYVRAAGVEGFHVHQLRHTFACRWLERGGSLAALQQILGHASIVTTQRYASISTDMIQREAERLETEGVPLGVPRNYEDTEESTG from the coding sequence TTGGTCAGGAAGCCGGGGAAGCCGGGCTGGTACTTCCGCCGCAAAGTCGGCGGGCGAACGTTCTGGCGATCCCTCGGCATGGACTACGAGGAGGCGTGCCGCAGACTTCGTCGATACAGAGACCGCGAGACGGTTCGGCGACCGGACCTCACGGTCAAGAGAGCAGCCGAAGATTGGCTCGAGGCGTACGTGGCTACCGCTCGTCGGCCGGAAGATCGGCCGCTGGCGGCTCAGCGCGTGCGTGACTACCTGGTCCCGGCCATCGGGCACCTGCTCGTCGTTCGGATCACGGGCGACGATCTCCGACGCTACCGGCTCCGGTTGGAGCGGGGGCACTTGTCGCGACAGTCCGTGCGGCACGTGCTAGCCGACTGCCGGTGCTTGTTCCGCTGGTGCGTGGACTCGGGACTGCTGGACCAGTCCCCGGTCCCGCGGAAGTTCCTGCCGCGGATCCAGGAGCGGCCACCCGATCGGTTGTCGGAGGAGCAGCTGCAGTTGGCCTGCAGTCTGCCGGACCCGTGGGGCTTCTTCTGCCGGCTCGGTGCCGGGACGGGTCTGCGTTGGGGCGAGCTCCACCGACTCCAGTCTTCGGACCTGCAGCACGGGCTGCTGGTCATCCATCAGACCAAGAGCGGCAAGGTCCGGCGGGTGCCAGTCCCGAGAAGCCTGCAGCTGGAGATCCGCGGTCGGGTGGGCCGGCTCGTGGCGTTCAAACACGCGCAGAGCATCAGCGACTACGTGCGTGCCGCCGGCGTCGAGGGCTTCCACGTCCACCAACTGCGGCACACGTTCGCGTGCCGGTGGCTGGAACGCGGAGGATCGCTGGCCGCGCTGCAGCAGATTCTCGGGCATGCGTCGATCGTCACGACGCAGCGCTACGCCAGTATCTCGACGGACATGATCCAGCGTGAGGCTGAGCGTCTTGAAACCGAAGGGGTTCCCCTCGGGGTACCCCGGAACTACGAAGACACTGAGGAGTCAACAGGTTAG